AAGCAgttccaggtaaaaaaaaaaaaaaaaaagacataaaccAAAAAAGGGGCAGTTGAATATCTTCCATGGAGGAACAAAAGGAGTGGGATGTGGGGAGAAACCGTTCGGCTAGCAGACGCCTCTTTTCTGGCTTCGTTTAAAGGGCAGCCCGCTAGTGGTGGTGGTGAAGGATATAACTGGATTGAGCTAAACTGTCACATAGACTTGCTAATTGAGTTAATCTTATTGGGTCGCAGAAGCACCATACCCTTTAGCCACCATAAGTTAGTTTGGTTAGCCTGCTGTGTAGGCGTTGGGCATGAGAGctggacttaaaaaaaagaaagaaaagcgaGATTTTTCGCTTTCGTTTGAAGAAGTGAAcaagccttttttaaaatctgtttgttttgaagtttcAGCTAAAATTTCTCTAATTCCtaaatgtgttgttgtttgaaactacagtgttttttttttttttgccttttgtatttttttcacattcttaATGGTGTATTTTGACTGCTAAAGTCGGAGCATGTGACTGACTAGACTTTTTGTCTGCATATCTTTGTCTTTGATGTGAtctaagtggaagaaaaatacataatttattcTTGATAGctattttttctaaatctttgtttatgaatgtgtgctttttttgtgaaaaaaataaagttttctcttttagaaaagaaacaCCTCATCCTTAAAGCATGCAGGCATTCTTTTCCTGTAAGTGATGCATGTCTGGATGCATTCCTCCCCCTCTGCAGTAAAAAGAGTTGCTacctttctttacttttctatGGCTTCAGGGTCCATatatttatcataattttgtcaATAATTTTGAGAGTATACTTGTCTGGGGTGGGCTCTGAGACTGCAAGCTGCTTTTGGGTGATGCAGGGACTTGAGTGGGGGCTAACTAAGCCTGTAAATCTTATCTTAGCTCTTTGCTTTTGGTCTCTAaagccccctttttttttttttttttacaatccgCTGGTCATTTCTGTGGCTGTGTGTCCAAAAAATGTCccacagggcagagagtttaaCAAAGAGGAGAGATCTAATCTTTGTAGGCCATCAAAGACCCTCCTACCCCTACCTTATCAGAGATACCATCTTTAGCTGTGGAGTTCCTGCATTTGCTCACGAAATTGCCCTCTTGCTCTCAAGcagttgattattttattgatattatttgCAGTTTGGGTCTAGGGTGGGGTCATCTGCCATGCTGCTAACAGCTTTCTCCCCTCTCATCACAATCCATGTGGAAACCATGAGCTCATCCTCTTTTGGCCTGGAGGTAAAGTCTGGTTTAGGCATTATTGtcacagcagtgtgtgtgagggacgaaaaaaaagggggggggggagggaaATTCAGTGAGGAGTGGCGTGCAGCCATGACTCTAGTTGATCTCCTTTGTATGGTTTGAGGAGGTGAGGTGTTTGTTGGGTTTCCATCTGCCTGCTTGGCCTTTTGGACAGCTGCTCTGTGTGTCAGCTGGTGGCTTCAGGGACTTTAAGGAGAGGAgagtttgcttaaaaaaaagagggaggggTCCGACATGGGCTGTGCAAGCAGATTGGTATCTCTCATCCACCCCAACTGTCACAGTAAACTTTGAAGGCGTCTCTGAAAAGTGACCATtgctttttctcatttattgaaCGCATAGATTTCCTATAATTCCTCAACCTTCAACTATTGCCTTTTGTTCTTGGGGTTTGATCCAACAGATACACAAAATTTGGGTAAATCTCTTTTTAATAACGATGAACTACACATTTTGTGTCAGTGCAAAGGAATCTGTAGTAAGATGAGGCTACTGCTAGCTTGCTAAGTCTGCGATTAAAGGCAAGCGGAGTCAGCTGCAGGGCAGAGATtgtgactgactgactgagCGGCTGACAGCCGCAGCTTAAACTCATTGGTTGCTCTCTGTGTTTGGTATTCTTATGAAAGGGTATGGGGGGACTCTGAGCatcctccatgttttatttgtttattgagtCATTGATTTTTGCACAGCTGGTTTTTTGTTTGAGATGTTACGGCCTTCCGTCAGACTATTTTTACAGTCTTGTTTTTAATTCCCAAGGGTACTACGGCCGCCTGGTGGGGAGTCCAACTTCTCTCTCGGCTCAGATGAAAACTCAACCCCCCAACGCAAGAACAAGATGGCCTCTAGCATCTTTGCAGAACCCGATGACCCCCATGCTCATCGAAGAAACAATCCACCAAGTAAGTTGATCAACCATCGCTCTAGTTTTGCATGCATCTTAAACAAAGATGTGGGAGCAAATACAGTGTCTTACAAATGTGCTGATAGCCcttgaaatgaatatttttgtcaaattataaCCACGAACTACAATGTATGTGAcatgatagatcaacacaaagtagtgcattattgtgaagtgaaaagaaCTGACACCAAAGTATATCcgcaaataaaatctggaaaatgtgtCATGTATGTTTTCAGACCCTTtgagtcattttttattttttttttagtagaacCACCAATAGATacaattacagctgcagatAAATATTTGGTATGTCTTTGCATGTAGAGactcaaatatttacacattcttCTTAGCAAAACAAACTCAGGGAGATAGGATGAACAGAGTTTGTGAACGTCAATTAAGTCTAGACTTCAACATTTTGACTCATTTCATTATGaattgttttcctgctggaaggtaaACCTGAAGTCCCTTGTTGCCTTGAACGGATTAGCCCATATCTCCAGCTGTCTTCCCCTCTACCTTTGACTTGCTTCCCTGtacctgctgaagaaaatcatccccacagcatgatctccccaccaccatgtttcactgatgtgttcagggtgatcTATTGTGTTAGTTTTAATACTtcaacattttgcatgttggtGAAAACATGCAGTTTTGGTCTCCCACATTTGCAATGTCTCTTACACGGCTTGTGGCAAGTTTGAAACGGGTCTtcttatgtttcttttctcttgccACTATTTAATAAAGGCAAAATTTGCACAATATAGAACTAATGGCTCTCATGTCTGTTGGTTCTTTCACTTGAGCTATGGACCTCTGCAGCTCCACCAGCATTACCGTGCTTCTCTTGGCTGCTCCTCTAAATATTTGCACTGAGTCGTAGCCTGGGATGTTGGCTTAAGTAGATGATCCtgtgtaaatttgtttgttccatgtttttttttgtgtgtgtgtggtgattGATTGAACAGTGCTTTGAGACGTTCAAAGATCAGCTGTTATAACCTAACTCTGCTACACATGTCTCTACAgatttctccctgacctgtaAGCTGTACTCTTCAGTTTttatgaagctgtttgttgaCTGTTCTCTAGAAAACCTCTAAGACTGCTAAACAAATCATACAGAGATTAAATGGCGGATAGTTTAAGTCTGTTTGTTTATCTAGTGACTTCTAAAAGTTGCCAGACTTTATTTTGGGGCACTAGAGTAAAATTATCTGAATATTAATGTAccagatttttattgtgttaaaaaaaattattaattaaatttgtTATCATTTACCTTCCTATTTATTGTTGtgcacttctttgtgttggtctatcccATAAAATTCAAGTAAAATGCATCAAGTTTTGGCTGTAAAAAAGTCAAGGGGAAAATATAGTTTTGCTAGGTACTGTAAGATGCAGACTGAAGGCTCATTTTGCTCATCAGAGGGAGTTTCCCACATTTGTTGCAGCCGAAGAGCCCTGGAGTGCTGGCACCAGGGTAATTTGAAGCTAGGCTTTGTTAAATAAAGACTGTAGATCAGAGCCTGCAGTGGAAAGACAGGAAAACTGTATCACTTGGTGAAAAGCATGGCCTTGCACATGGAGAAGGGAAGTGAATGCAGCAGAGGGTAATAAGGCAGCAAAGGGCGCCGAGAACGCTCAAGGTCACTGCAAACTTTCAGCCACGGAGGCTTAAATGTGATTTGACGTTTATGCCTTTGAGAGTGGTTTGAAAGCCTGGAAAGTTTCCGTCATTATTCACTGCTCAGCATGCGAAGGTTTCCGTGCTTTTTTCCAGATAATGGTTGTttgagggagagaaagaaaaattcagTCTTGACAAAAGTGAAATTTCCAGAATTTTCTGGGCACAAACAAGAATCTGACCTAAAATCGCTCCTTTTCGTCTTAGACAGCTTGCAGCTGATTACAGTAAAGCCTTTTCCTGCCTGCATTGTTTCACTTGGGGCCGTGTCAAGTTTAGAAGAGCTCCTCAGACTTGCCCCACTTTAGCGCATACAACTGGAAGAaggagaggagcaggaggaggaggatgttgATTTTATTCGGGGGTTATGGTAACTTACTGCTCGGTTTACAAGCACCGTTCTCAGTCTGCGAGGCTTCTGTGTGAACGCTCATTTATCTGGCGTGCAGCGCTGTGTGGATTCCATGGTAAATAATCAAATGTGCGTTTTATAAGGCCTGGATATGTCTCCGCCATCTGGAGCCATATTACAGCCAGTCAGGAAGAAGCTGCAGAAGTGCTCCAATCTTTTTCAACAATGAGGGGGGGAAAAGCcatccagtttgtttttaaaaaacttcacAAGAAGCTTTCTATTGGTTTATTGATTAAATGCAAGTTATGGAGCAGGAGTGTCACTTACCCCAGCACTTATAATTGGTAATTAATTTCCCATAACTTCCTGTGTCTTAAATTGAATGATAAAGggaaagaaggaagaggaaGTCATTTAATGAGAGTTGCATAGGTTTGATGGTTCACTTCTACCTAAGCGACTCTTCGTGTTCGGCACGGTAATGGTTAGTGTTTTAGCGTTTTATAACTCCAGAGCTGGTTGGTATGTTTAAGAGCCCTCAGCTTCTGCCCACATGATAAGCGCACTCTTAATAAGAGAGGAAACGAAGACGAGCAGCAACCACACAATTGCCTTTCCTGTCTCCCTGCTTTCATGCGTTTATGCCTCGGACCCATGAGATCCATAAAGTTAAGCAGGATGCTCTGTTTCGTATAATCCATCAATCTCTTCAGTTTAATCCTCTCATGCTTCACATTTGTTGCCCAACGGGCAGTTAACTGATCGGGCTCAGAAATATTGAGTTATGAACGAGCCCCTTGTCGAGGTATACACTCTTTGTGATGATGCACTTTACTCCattaacaacaacagcagcGGCGGCCTCTCGTCTGGCTCTCCGGCAGCCGACGTTTCTCGTCATCACAAAGACAGCTTGTCGCCTCCCCAGACCTCTGGATGATAGTGGTGGCCTTATGTGGCCTCGGGTAGCACCGCCTGTCGCTCCACAGCGGGCCAATACGGGGGTTTTAACGCCCTCTTTGCAGGCACTACACGAGGTTATGTGGGTCTTGGCGCTCGGGTTGTCTGTCTGGACGCCTTCCACTGCATTTCAGATTTGGTGATGTTTCCTTGTCGGTTCCCAGCGATTTCCAGCGTGAGGTATTTCAGTCGGATGCTCTTGTAAAGCTGATGTTTTTTCCATCAAAGCTGAGTTGATGAGACTTGCTGAGGGAAGTGCAGCCTTATGAGCTGGACATGTCTAGTCCTGGTTTGGCTTTGTTGCTAATTGGATTAGTCGCATATGGTATGAATCTGCTGCTTTAAAGCcgtgtttgtgtttcctgtctAGCTTCAGCAGAAGTGCTAATCTGGATGTTTCCCTCACAGTTTTAagtcgtgtttttttttttttttttttcttctttcaacatCCAGCTGGGGCTCCTACCGGAACCCTGTGCGGGGAGCCCTCAGCCCCCCTCAGGAGGGTCCAGCAGCCTCTCCTCTTCCCCAAGAACCCCCAGCCAGAGCTGACCACCATCCACAACTCTGGAGCCGCCATGATCTGGAACCAAAGACGAGAGGTACCCGTCGTTTCCAGCGATTATTCTCTGTTTCCACAACAGAGCAGGAGCCTATTTGGGCCCGGGGATCACagataaaaatctatttcagtGGAAAATGTAGTCGGAACGGGTGGcttaatttgtctttttgaaaCTAATCCACGTTTTCAGATAAATATGCGCTGACATTTGTAATCCCAGCAGAGGTTTGGTTTTTCACACAGAGTCCTCGCTGTCAGACATGGAAAGAATTTCTTAATAGAGCAGTCCGAGTGAAGACATACTGAAACAAAATCCctccaagaaaataaaataaaagggtGACAAAATTCAGAacgtcttgcaaaagtattcatagtcCTAGAAATTTTTtcacacttattttatttaaaaaggaaaatgcacATTAATCAGTCGGCCATGTAAATATGCCAAACTTAACCCATTGTGTTCAAAGGTTCTTTGTCATGTTATAAGCAGCTCGAACGTTTATGGAGATTTTGCATGATAAACCAGGAGAAAGTGGAGCttgattgtgaagtggaagaaaaaggatacattgttttcattgtttgttgTATTCTGGCTTCCTGAGTTGTTACTTTTACTGTAGCAGCAATGAACTTTGTTAATTTTTGGAGATTTGTGCTTCATGCAAGTTTGCAGCCTCTGCATCTTATTACAGTCATTCGTAGAGTCAACATCTGACAAAATTACTGGTCGATTTGCTTCAAACCAGATGAAAACATGCATAATTTAcatttccttttcctcttctttgCTTAAAATTCTCATAAAAGTTGGACAGAAACATAGCTATAGAGACATACAACCATGCAATCACAAACTCCCACCTagggacaatttagagagacagAGGGAAGTAGCAAGAGCACCAGGCaaagggagaacatgcagaaagagttcaggctgggattcaaactcGGGGCCGTCTTACTGTAAGGCAACATTGCTACCAACTGCTCCACTATTTCGCTACATTTTCATTATATTATagttaaatcatttcaaaataaggaGCAGACACCAAGACACAATCAATTCACAAACCATCAGCTCCCAGTTAATGTTGggtttaaacaaacaaataataataaataaacaaaacagagcatATTGTCATGTATTGATAACCAGTTTGATACTATTGTCCCttctttttctgacattttaggGTGAGAACGGCCAGGATCAAGCAAACGATGGTAAGTACCCTGACTTCCTCAgctgtttttacaaaaacaaatcctttaAGTGTCTGTCACAGGATGATTGTGACTAAACAGCAGGGCATGACTTGGATTACTCAGTGAAAGGCTCCATGGTGTACGAAAACAGACCAGGTAATTCTACTCTTCCTGCCCCTTCAATATCAGCTTGTGGAGAGTTGTCTCGTCTTCactaggggaaaaaaacaaaacaaaaacaggattcAACTTCTCCCTTTCTGAGTCAACAACACATGATCTCTTTGATGTGGTTTGTTCCTGTCATGATGGCACGGCGATCTGGAGTCAAGCAGCTGTTTTTTGATGGCAGGCTTCACTTAGCATGAAAAGCTTTTCATTAATCACCAGGTGCAAGATTTGAACTGAGTGGCTGGCTCCTCCGATAATAACAGGGGTCTGCAGCCTggtttgaatgaaaatattgaaactAAAGCTACTTTTGTTGCCTTTATGTGAAGCATTTCCTCTGCGTTTATGTTGGCAGCGAATTTCAGTTTCTGAACACAATCCAACTCCTGTTTTGGTGGTTGAACCGTATGCTAGCAGGAAGCCATGACTCAGAGCAGACAAGACGGACACGTTTAGAAAGGTCAAATATCAGAACATCTGCGTCCGCACTCACCGCGCAGTGCAGTCCTGCTGTCTGTGGCGAAGGGCCCCTTAACTTAGAACGAATACAGTTGTCACAGCTGCTTCTATTGCCCTTCCCCTGTCAGGCCTCAAGTCTGTTCTGCTTTTCAGATCGATAAAAGTGATGACAAACAGTGTTTACTAGACATGGACTGTTATAGGAATCTCATGGTATAATAGGATAAATAGAAATTTCACACGTACTTACTCAGAAATGCAGAACAGAAACTAATTGCTTTTAgtttaatcagaaaagcaaCCATAACTCATAGTAGTGCATAAATTAAAGATGGATTCAGCACAATAAAGTCATCTATACCAGAAATCAGATTTGTTTaatagattttaattaaataattgggAGTGAATACCTGCTAAATTTAGTAGTAAATgaattaagcatttttattgtgcACAGAATTATGcagttttaatttatattgATAAGCTAAGCGTTCTGTTGCTTAAGACCGGCCGCTAATGTAGCTTCAGATTAGCATTACTTTGACACGGAGCTTCTTCAGTTTCCACACTGGTAGTCTTTCTCTTTCAAAACTGGAAATATCTCCAACAATTTAGTTGGAAAgtcttttgttcatttgttttgcaa
The DNA window shown above is from Xiphophorus couchianus chromosome 16, X_couchianus-1.0, whole genome shotgun sequence and carries:
- the LOC114159723 gene encoding jupiter microtubule associated homolog 1, producing the protein MTTTTTFQGLDPGSKSSSRVLRPPGGESNFSLGSDENSTPQRKNKMASSIFAEPDDPHAHRRNNPPTGAPTGTLCGEPSAPLRRVQQPLLFPKNPQPELTTIHNSGAAMIWNQRREGENGQDQANDESPEYVEGELEEPEQKETSQAPDPSGGANAAAGGRRNPPGGKSSLILG